One Nicotiana tomentosiformis chromosome 4, ASM39032v3, whole genome shotgun sequence genomic window carries:
- the LOC104087707 gene encoding uncharacterized protein: MHQALPLITTTLAPRPNHFMLHRPKTNSYTTPTSTLVFVVPPQATIHRSSNEPALKVHDAQYYAPKPTFKVPDPYCYTLPVEPPVETEKPAKNVKQDEIFRKVNGLEQSLRNMQGIGSQVSVSYKDLCLYPDIQLPVGFKMPKFDLYDGHGDLVAHLRGYCSKMRGVGGKDELLMAYFSQSLSGAALEWYTHQDAIRWYTLDDMAQAFSRHFRYNIDIVPDHLSLTKIEKKPNESFREYGFRWREEVARVNPPMEEDEMVEYFLQALEPTYFGHLISAIGKPFNDVVKMGERVEEGLKSRKIMSYSAIKITTQAIQNGTGNLLAKKKMDDVAMVVSGPRRSPRGPPHQYTQPRPQPQGYIQAPYNLP, from the coding sequence ATGCACCAGGCTTTACCCCTTATCACTACTACCCTGGCACCTCGTCCCAACCATTTCATGCTCCACCGGCCAAAAACAAACTCATATACTACCCCAACATCCACTCTTGTTTTTGTAGTCCCTCCACAAGCTACCATCCATCGATCTTCTAATGAACCCGCATTGAAAGTTCACGATGCCCAATACTATGCTCCAAAACCAACTTTCAAGGTCCCAGATCCCTATTGTTATACCCTTCCCGTTGAGCCTCCCGTTGAAACCGAGAAGCCCGCTAAGAATGTGAAGCAAGATGAGATATTCAGGAAGGTGAATGGTTTAGAGCAATCTTTAAGGAATatgcaagggataggaagccaagtaagtgtgTCTTACAAGGACTTATGCTTGTACCCTGACATCCAACTACCCGTCGGGTTTAAGATGCCAAAGTTTGATCTGTACGACGGACATGGAGATCTTGTGGCCCATTTGAGAGGTTATTGCAGTAAAATGAGAGGCGTTGGTGGGAAGGACGAGCTGTTGATGGCCTATTTCAGTCAGAGTTTGAGTGGGGCAGCCCTGGAATGGTACACCCACCAAGATGCTATCAGGTGGTATACATTGGACGATATGGCTCAGGCCTTTTCCCGGCACTTTCGgtacaatatagacattgtcCCGGATCACCTATCCCTAACCAAGATAGAAAAGAAGCCTaatgaaagctttagggaatacGGGTTCAGATGGAGAGAAGAAGTTGCTCGAGTCAATCCTCCGATGGAAGAAGAcgagatggtcgagtactttcttcaagccctagagcctacttactttggccacttgatctcagccataggtaagCCTTTTaacgatgtggtaaagatgggagaaagggtggaagagggactcaagtcaagaaagatcatgagctactccgCTATAAAAATAACCACACAGGCAATTCAAAATGGCACAGGAAACTTGTTGGCTAAGAAGAAAATGGATGATGTTGCTATGGTTGTTTCTGGACCACGACGTAGCCCAAGGGGTCCGCCTCACCAATATACTCAGCCTCGACCCCAACCCCAAGGCTACatccaagctccatataatctaCCATAA